A single genomic interval of Chitinophaga sp. 180180018-3 harbors:
- a CDS encoding NAD(P)H-dependent oxidoreductase: MARVLINFAHPALEKSRVHAQLLRVIKNMPGITFNDLYEQYPHLDINVAREQKLLEQHDIILMQHPFYWYSAPAIIKQWLDLVLEHGWAYGHTGKALQGKYFGNIISAGGSEHAYHPEGHHGHTVHDFLLPFIQTAKLCNMQYVAPYVVFGVHRMDISDIQQEAVKLGKTLELLRDKQFDPKPLPDLEYLNQLLQLPAQTS; this comes from the coding sequence ATGGCCAGAGTATTGATAAATTTTGCACATCCGGCCCTGGAGAAATCGAGGGTGCACGCACAGTTGCTGCGGGTTATAAAAAACATGCCGGGTATTACTTTTAATGATCTGTACGAGCAATATCCCCACCTGGACATCAATGTAGCCCGCGAGCAAAAACTGCTGGAACAACACGATATTATATTAATGCAGCATCCTTTTTACTGGTATAGTGCCCCGGCTATTATAAAGCAATGGCTGGACCTTGTACTGGAACATGGCTGGGCTTATGGTCATACTGGTAAAGCGTTGCAGGGGAAATACTTCGGTAATATTATCAGTGCGGGAGGTTCCGAACATGCCTATCATCCCGAAGGACATCATGGACATACAGTACATGATTTTCTGTTGCCATTCATACAAACCGCTAAGTTATGCAACATGCAATATGTTGCGCCCTATGTGGTATTTGGCGTGCACCGGATGGATATTTCAGATATACAGCAGGAAGCTGTAAAGCTTGGAAAAACGCTGGAGCTGCTGCGCGACAAGCAATTTGATCCCAAGCCGCTGCCTGATCTCGAGTACCTGAATCAACTTCTTCAACTACCCGCTCAAACCAGTTAA